Proteins from one Camelina sativa cultivar DH55 chromosome 8, Cs, whole genome shotgun sequence genomic window:
- the LOC109125987 gene encoding MATH domain and coiled-coil domain-containing protein At2g42465-like translates to MGNQFQLHRRKKIRVNGFVIDASNITLAKWIFQTYPETTDNVKVQNQSLRNTYMNLLCRTIGILYHTPLGYLTEAELTKASKDLHDLTQVGFKLDWLHSKFDKVSSEKKTSEERIVELKLEVKKLVMTMSDLKVERKNEKKKLKKQPSWIHLA, encoded by the coding sequence ATGGGGAACCAATTTCAGTTGCATAGACGAAAAAAGATCAGAGTCAATGGTTTCGTCATTGATGCTTCTAACATCACGTTAGCAAAGTGGATTTTTCAGACGTATCCAGAGACTACAGATAATGTTAAAGTGCAAAACCAAAGTCTCAGGAATACATACATGAACCTCCTCTGCCGCACCATCGGGATACTTTACCACACGCCTCTTGGTTATCTCACCGAAGCTGAATTGACCAAAGCCTCTAAGGATTTGCATGATCTGACACAAGTCGGTTTTAAACTCGACTGGTTGCATTCTAAGTTTGACAAGGTCTCCTCGGAGAAGAAGACTTCTGAAGAACGGATCGTGGAACTCAAATTAGAGGTCAAGAAACTGGTGATGACCATGTCTGATCTCAAAGTTGAGAGGAAAAACgagaaaaagaaattgaagaagcAACCAAGCTGGATACACTTGGCCTAa